One window from the genome of Glycine soja cultivar W05 chromosome 12, ASM419377v2, whole genome shotgun sequence encodes:
- the LOC114378723 gene encoding uncharacterized protein LOC114378723 has protein sequence MPLYSNFLIDLLTKKSKYIHSDNIVVEGNFSAVIQRILPPKHKDPGSVTISCSIGSVSVGKALIDLGANINLMPFSMCSRLGELEIMPTRMTLQLADRSITRPYGVIEDVMVRVKHFTFPADFVVMDIEEDIEIPLILGRPFMLTASCVVDMGKGKLELSVDGQKVTFDLFEAMKHPNDHKACFKVEKMENEIDMVARAMVLQSPPEKALNNTVECLTMEEEKEVQTCLEELDDVEEKPAGHVVFEGLENNRPAEKAKVELKTLLEHQKYVFLGENEANPVIISSSLRKEEEDQLVKVLKKH, from the coding sequence atgccactctattcaaattttttgatAGATCTGTTAACCAAGAAGAGCAAGTACATTCATAGTGATAATATTGTTGTGGAAGGAAATTTCAGTGCAGTTATTCAAAGAATCCTTCCACCGAAGCACAAGGATCCTGGGAGTGTCACAATTTCCTGCTCTATTGGTTCTGTGTCTGTTGGAAAAGCTCTCATTGATTTGGGGGCCAATATAAACTTGATGCCATTCTCCATGTGCAGTAGACTTGGAGAGTTGGAGATTATGCCAACGAGGATGACACTGCAGTTAGCAGATCGCTCCATTACTAGGCCTTATGGCGTAATTGAAGATGTTATGGTTAGAGTGAAGCATTTTACTTTCCCCGCTGATTTTGTAGTGATGGATATTGAAGAGGACATTGAAATTCCCTTGATCCTGGGACGTCCCTTCATGCTAACAGCCAGTTGTGTGGTAGACATGGGGAAAGGTAAATTGGAATTGAGCGTGGATGGCCAGAAAGTTACATTTGACTTATTTGAGGCAATGAAGCACCCAAATGATCATAAGGCCTGTTTTAAAGTAGAAAAGATGGAAAACGAGATAGATATGGTAGCTAGAGCCATGGTACTGCAGTCTCCACCAGAAAAAGCACTGAATAACACTGTAGAATGTTTGaccatggaagaagaaaaagaagtgcaGACTTGTCTTGAAGAATTAGATGATGTAGAGGAAAAACCTGCTGGGCATGTGGTATTTGAAGGATTGGAAAATAATAGGCCAGCAGAAAAAGCTAAAGTAGAATTGAAGACCCTTCTTGAACATCAAAAGTATGTATTTTTGGGGGAAAATGAAGCCAATCCGGTGATCATTAGCAGTTCTTTGAGGAAGGAAGAGGAGGATCAACTGGTGAAGGTATTGAAGAAACATTAG
- the LOC114378724 gene encoding uncharacterized protein LOC114378724, with protein MHGGEGWTVKLICGIHNHELAKTLVEHSYAGRLTDDEKNIIADMTKSNVKPRNIQLTLKEHNANSCTTIKQIYNARSAYHSSIRGDDTEMQHLMRLLEHSTYKTNRYRLPLLDFVGVTPNGMTFSAGFAYPEGERVNNLVWALEWFHIDKNVKAKCKLLISQKNA; from the exons ATGCATGGAGGTGAAGGTTGGACGGTGAAGCTGATATGTGGGATTCACAACCATGAATTGGCAAAGACCTTAGTTGAACATTCATATGCTGGGAGATTGACAGATGATGAGAAGAATATcattgctgatatgacgaagtcgaatgtgaaaccaagaaacatccAGCTAACGTTGAAAGAGCACAACGCCAACAGTTGcaccacaatcaaacaaatctacaatgcaagaagtgcatatcattCTTCAATCAGAGGAGATGACACTGAAATGCAACACCTAATGAGGCTCCTTGAAC acagtacctacaaaacaaataggtacaggCTCCCATTGCTTGACTTTGTGGGGGTGACACCAAACGGGATGACtttctctgctgggtttgcatatccGGAGGGTGAGCGCGTGAACAATCTTGTATGGGCATTGGAATG gtttcacatagacaagaatgtgaaggcaaagtGCAAATTGCTAATTAGTCAGAAGAATGCCTGA